The DNA region GTGACGTCGAAGTCGAGCACCTCGCAGGTGACCTGCTGCCCGGCGTGCACCACGTCGCCAGGGTCGAAGAAGTACTCCCAGGTCAGCTCCGGAATCCGAATGAACCCAGTGCCGGGCGAGCCGGCCGGTCCCCCTCGAGAGGCACGAAGACGCCGAAGTTGTGGATCTCGGAGATGATTCCACGCACCACTGTGCCGCGCTGTGGTCGCTCCTCAGACGCGGCAGAACTGTCCTGCCCACTCGAAGATTACGGGATGTCGGCACGCTGACCAGCGGTCCGACCGGTCAGTTTGACGAACGGAGGGGCCTCAGGGATTTCGGTCAAGGACGCTCCGTCGTGCCATGCCTGCGCAGCTCGCACCACCTGGGCGAGTACCACCGTGTCGCCTTCGATCAAGGCCAGACGCTCAGATGAACCACCGTCGCTCCACGCGGCCGGCGGACACCTTCAACGCCTCACGATGCTCGACGATGGTCGGAACGCCGGCGCCATACAACGAATTCGACGCCGTAACCGGCGGCCACCGGTTCGGCGACAGCGGGCCGGCACGCCAGCGGTGTGTCACGATTCTGCCGTGGCAATCATCGAGGTTGTAATGGGTGACATCACGCGAGAGGACGTGGACGCCATCGTCACGGCGGCCAACGAGTCCCTGCTCGGCGGTGGTGGTGTCGACGGCGCGATCCACCGCGCTGCCGGGCCCCGTCTGGCCCGAGCCGGGGGTGCGATCGGCCCCTGCGATCCGGGCGATGCGATGGCTACCCCGGCCTTCGACCTCGACCCACCGGTGCGGCACGTCATCCATGCGGTTGGGCCGATCTGGGAGGGCGGCGGCCACGGTGAGGCCGACGTCCTGGCCTCCTGTTACCGCAGGAGCCTGCAGGTCGCCGACGAACTCGGCGCCCGCAGCGTCGCCTTCCCCGCAATCGCCACCGGCGTGTACGGCTTTCCTGCCGACCAGGCCGCCCGCATCGCCGTAGCAACGATCAGATCAACAGCGACAAACGTCCAACGGGTACGACTCGTCGCGTTCGACGAGGACGCCTGCGAGCATCTGCAAGCCGCGCTGACAGCCACGGGTTGATCCGTCCGGAACTGCCACGGGCAGCGTGACCTGTGCTGTGCTGCAAAGGCTCGCGTAGCCAGCGATCTGGTGTGGGCTCAGATGCCGATTCGGATGCTCAGCTGGGTGCCGAGTTGGCGGAATCCCAGCGACCGTGCCACTCGGCGCGATGGCTCCGGGCGAGCCCGCCACTGCGGTAACAGGCGGTTCGCCAAGCCGTCCGCGGCTGCCGCGGAGGCGACGGCACGCGCCAGTCCGCGCTCGCGATGATCCGGCCTGGTGAGGACGCACAGGTGAGCCGCCATACCCGGCCAGTGCCGGTAACCTGCCGCCGCGACGACGTGGTCGCCGCGGCGCACCACGAACGCCGCAGAGGTGATGTCAGCCAACCCGCACTCGTCGGCGTCGTCCACGGGAACGGAGGCCAGGAGCCTGACAAGATCGTCATGTGCACGAGGAACCACGTCCACGGTGTCGAGCCCGACCGGCTGGAAGTCACCGTCGTCGAGGTAGGCCAGGCTCGCCGGACCCAGCACCTCGGCGACCGGCAGTACGGCGCGGAGCCGGTCCGGGTCGGTCAGTTCCTCGACGGGCACGCTGCGCAGCACCCCACGTACGGTCTCGGCCCGATTGTCTGCCGGCAGGGTGACGATCGCGGCGTCGCCCAAGGCGACGATTCCGACCCAGCCCGGCGGAGACAGCCGCGATTCAGCCGAGACGGCTACGTCGACGCCGCCGTCAGCGGGTAAGGCCATCGGAACACCGGCCAACTCACGCCACACCACCCGAGCCCGAGCGAGCAACACATCAGCGGCCACGAACGCATCCTCACGCCTGGTCCACCGCTCACGCCACCGAGTTCGCAGCTGTCAGCATCTACGATGCTCCACGATGATCCCGGGCGGGTACCTGCGTTGGCTTCCGGTCGTGGCGACTGCGGTGGCTCTCGTCATGGCCGGCCTGGTCGGTACGCGTCACCTCGTGACCTGTTACCGGAGGCGCGGTGTCCCCGCAGGGCTGGCGGTCCGGCGGGCATTGGCCACGACGGTCATGGTGGTCTGGACGCTGCCATGGCTGGTGGTGGTCCTCACCCCACTCGACGCGCCCCGAGAAGTGCGGCTGGTGCCGCTGCGCGACCTGGTGGAGATCCTCGCCGACCATCCGCTGACCGCGTTCTTCCAGATCGTCGGCAATCTGCTGGTGTTCGCGGCGGTGGGGTTCGGTCTGGGTCTGGGGTGGCAGGTCCGGCTCACACATGTGGTCATCGTGGCCGCAGGCATGTCGACCGCAGTGGAAGCACTGCAGTACGCCCTGGCACTCGGACGTGTCTCGTCGATCGACGACGTGCTGTTGAACACGACCGGTGCAGGCCTGGCCGTTCTCGCGGCGTGTCGGCTGCCCACTCCCGATCGCCTGCTGCCCGTACCGCCATCGGAGTAGGCCCCTCCCGGTCACCGGGCCGGTCACCGTACAGCGATCCGCGCGCTGGCGAGCTCACCTGATCGTCCGCGCTTGCGGTGCGGTGCTGAGTTCGTCTCGCGCTTCGATACGGAAGACGGCGCTCACTTATGGTCGAGTGCCTGCCATCCGGGCCACCGCCACCGGTCGACCTCAGGCCAGGTCGCCACGAGAGCGTACCGCGGGGCGACGATCTCGACATCCAGCAGGTAGTCGGCCCCATACTCGCCCAACTCGACTACCCGCGGTCGGCCCAACTCTCGCAGTACTCGGCGAACCTGATCAACGCCGTCGCCCTCCCACATCGACTCCTCAGCCAGCACCAGCACGTCGTGTGGAACCGAACTACCGAGCATCGGGTGCCACCAGCCGTTCTGCACCCCCCATCGCTGCTGCAGTGACGTCCGCCAGGCCGATGACTCCTCGCGCGTGAGCACGCGCCGATACGGGACCGGGTCGGTGCGGAATTCGGGCTGCGCCGCCCAATGCTGCACCTTCGCAGCGAACAGCCGGCGCTCATCGGTCACGGCCTGTGCTTCGACCTCGTCGTAGGGCGGCTCAGTGAGCGGGAAGTCCCCACCGTCGGCAGCCGCCAGCATCATGCTGACCAGTACGTCGACGGCGGGAACCCGATCCGGGTCAATTCGCTCAACCGCCATGAGCATGGCTTCCACGACGTTGTAGCGGGGGAAGATCCGCTTCGCTTCGGTGGTGTAGTGGTACCCATCAGCGCGGCGGCCCCCGTCGGGCAGCCGACCGTACTCGCTCTGAAGTTCCTCGTATCGCGTCATCAGATACCGGCGTGACGCCCAGTGCAAGTTCGTGGGATCCACCCATACATTCTCTCCGGTCACTCCACGTCGCCGACCCTGCCAGCCTTGCTGCGTCGTGGTGCATTGCGATTCGTACGCGATCAACTCGTGTGGTGTCGATGGCCCGCGATGCTGGTCGGCGTGGAGGAGGTCGCGGTCGTCGTCGCCCAAGGCCAGGCACTCGGACACGAGGAATATCTCGACGACCTACTCACCGACTACGGCACCGAGGTCGACCGGGGCGTCCCCTGATGCCGCCGGCAATGCGCGGTTTCCGACGACGCGGCAGTCGGTGCGTGTGTGACGAGTGGTGTGGTCTTCGAGGCGTCGGTCAGCGGGACTTCTTCGTTGCTCGTTTGCGGGGCGGGGTCAACAGGTCGGCGACTGTGGCGATGGCGGACGGCACGAGACGGTAGTACGCCCAGACGCCGCGCTTGTCACGCTCGAGCAGGCCGGCCTCGGTGAGGATCCGCAGGTGATGACTGACGGTCGGCTGGGAGAGCCCGAGAGGCTCGGTGAGGTCACTGACCGAGGCCTCTCCCTCTGGAGCCGACTGGATCAGGCTGAGCAGTCGCAGCCGGGCCGGGTCGGCGAACGCCTTCAGCACCCCCGCGAGGCGTTCGGCATCGGCACGGTCGATCGGCTCGCCGGCGAGGGGCGAGATGGCAGGCGGCGTAGTCTTCACAGTTCCCACGTCTCGCATCGTTGCAGCAAACCCCCCAATCAGCTGATGAACGAGGGCAGGATCACCCGGAGGTCGCGAGGCGGTTGTGCCACCGAAACGGGTCGTCCTCCAGCGCGGAGCGGTCCCAGTGTCCCCGGTCCGCTGCTGCCTTGTAGGTGGTGTGGAGGAACTCGGCGACCGCACGGTCCGGATCCGGTGCGGCGCGGGCGACCTCGTACGGCAGCAGGAACTGCTTGAACTCCGTACTGAAGTACGCGCCGTCGGGACCGATCGGCTGCTCGGAGAACCCGTCGGGTTCGGGATAGGCGTAGGAGTAGAAGGCACCTTCCTCGCCGCCTCCGGGCCAGAATCCGCAGCTGGATAGCTCGCGGGAGTACCCCTCGGCCATGACCCAGTCCGCGCAGTTGGGCATGCCCCCGGGATGCGGCGGGGCCGACCGGCCGGAAAAGCGGGTGCAGGCGAGGTCCATCCCGCCCCAGAAGAAGTGCACCGGGCTGACCTTGCCCACGAAGTAGGACCGGAATTCGCCGATCACTCGGTTCGCCTGGAGCAGTTGTCGCCAGAACAGGGTGACCGCCTCGCCGTCGTAGGAGGCGTGCTCGCAGTCCTCGGCGAAGGGGATCGCCGGGTCGACCTCGTTGGGGCGCGGCCGGATCGGCGCCTCGATCCCGAGCTGATCGAGCAGGTCCAGGAGCTGGGCGTAGAACTCGGCGACCGGCATCGGCCGAAGCGGGAGGCTCCGCGCGTCGCCGCTGCTGGTCCGCACGTCGAGCTGGTGACCGAGGAAATCGAACTCGATCTCGAAGGCACCCGTGCGGTACGGGATGGTCGAGGTCGTCAGCCCGCGCGGGCTGACGTAAAGGGTGACCTGCCACCAGTGGTTGAGCATCGGAGCGTGTGCCATGCGGATCTTGCCCACGATCTGGGTCCACATGTGCAGGGTGTCGCGGGTGTCGGTCCAGTCCGAGACCCGCAGGCTCGGCCAGCTCGTCGGTGCCGGGCTTGTCATCGCTACTCACATCCTTGGCGCTGTAACGCGAGGGTGGCTGGTCGTCGTAATCGTGCCCTGCGGGCCGGCACCTACATAGCACCGTCGATTCACTGACCGGCCGTGTTGCTCCTTCCAGGCCAGACCCCGGGTAGCGGGACTGCAGCCCGGCGCGTCATGCTCGTCCGGTGATCGTCATCGACGCAGCCTCACCGACGCCGCCGTACGAGCAGCTCCGGGCCCAGCTCGCCCGGCAGATCCAGGACCGCTCGCTGGCCGTCGGCACGAAACTGCCGACGATCCGCAGGCTCGCGGCCGATCTGGGCCTGGCCGCGAACACGGTCGCTCGGGCGTACCGGGAACTGGAGGAGGCCGGGTTGATCGAGACCCACGGGCGGGCCGGCTCGTTCGTCTCGGCCGCCGGCGAACAGGCCCTCGACCGGGCCCGCAGCGCCGCCCGCGACTACGCGGCGGTCATCACCAGTGTCGGTATCGACCCCGCCGAGGCCGTCCGGATCGTCGAGGCGGCACTGGGCGTGGGACCGTCTCGTTCCTCGTCACCCCACTAGTTCTTCAGCAGCGAAACCCTCGGTCTCCCGCAGAGCCAGCCCCACTCAGCGGCAGGAGATCACGGGCTTGCATTGCCACAGGTACCTTGTTGTGACAAGGTACCCACATGCAGACCGATCCGAAGCTCGTGGCGTTGCGGCGCGGCCTGCTCGAGCCACTCGTACTAGCTACCGTCGAGTCCCAGCAGCGGTACGCGGCGGAGATCCTCGCCGCGCTACAGGAGGCGGACTTCCCAGCCCAGGAGGGCACGCTCTATCCGCTGCTGAGCAAGCTCCGGCGAGACGGACTCGTACACCACGAGTGGCGTGAGTCGCCGACGGGACCACCCCGGAAGTACTTCTCCCTCACCGACGCCGGCAGAACCCAGCTCACCGCATTCCGGGAGTACTGGAACGAGCTGACCCGCGCGATCAACACCATTGGACGGTGACCCCATGAGCGATCCGGTATCCATCCGCCTCACCGGGCATGCAATGGCCTTTCCCGCCACCGCCGGAGCACGCGACACCCTGCGGCAGTACCTCGATGATGCGCGGCACGCGCTGCGCTCCGACCCGGACGCCGACGAGATCGTCCGAGATCTCGAGTCCGCGATCGGCGACCGGTTGAGCACCCTCGCGGAATCAGGCGACAACCCGGTGACCGGTACGCAGATGGCCGCGATCCTGGCCGACCTCGGGCCGGTCAGCCCGGTACGCCCCGCCCCGCCTCCCGCCGAGGGAGGATCACGCGGGCGGTTCTGGTGCCGGATCCACGAGGGCAAATGGTTCGGCGGTATCTGCGTCGGCGTCGCGGCGTACGGCGAATTCCGCGTCGACTGGGTACGAACGGTCGTGCTGCTGCTGAGCATGGTCACCGGTGGTCTACTCGCCGTGGTGTACCTGGTCCTGCTGCTCGTGCTCCCCGTCGTCCCCACGGTCGCCGACTACGAACGCCAACGGGATACGCCCCGCAATGACGTGCGGCTACGCCGATGAGTCGATGGCGACGGTCGCGACTGGTGAGTCGTAGAGGTCTGGTCGGCGTCAGTCATCCTGCCCACTTCAACCGACATCTCTCACCATGGGCCGCCCTATTCGCCTGGCACCCTACCGGGGGTGGGATGGCGTCAGTGCGAGAACGGCTCCAGGCAGCCGAATTCGGCCGCCGAGCCGGTGACCTCGACCATGACTCGGTCAGGCCGTACGTCCCCGATCACACAGCCCACGGTTCCGAACCGAACCGCGTACACCGCTCCCGGTGGTGGGGTTTCCTGCCCGATCGGCGGTCGCATGGCGGTGACCTCGATCGCGTCTGCCGGGAGACCCAGATCCAGCAGCGCCTGCTGGGTGGACGTCGGCGCGAAGTCCCCGGCGGCGCGTAGCGCCTCAAGCGAAGGTCGGATCCGCGCGGCGAGGTCCCGCCCGGCGCGCTCATCCGCAGCGGACAGTTCATGGCGCTGCTTCCAGCCGTTGTTGTCGGCATGGTTCGGAGGTGCGTCTGGCTGCCGACCGGTCGGCTCCGCCACCGCTGCGGGCGACGACGACACTGCCGGCGACGACGCATCCGTGGGCATTGCCTGCCCGTCGCCGTCCCGGGTGCCCGGGGCCGCGCAGCCGAGCGCCAGCACGGCGAGCGCGACGGCAGCCGCCGACCAGGTGACCATTCCTGCCCGCATACCCGACCCCCGCCGTGTTCCGGTATCGAGAAAATCTGATGGTACGAGGTGCGGTCGCTCTCCCGATGTCACCTGTCACGCTGCGGTCCAGGATCGCCCCACGGTGGGCGGCCATTCCGTTCTTGCTCAGCGATCGCCGATCATTCCGGTCAGGAGGGTCAGGATGTCGTCGGCGTCGGTGTGCCACTTGTCGGCGGTGAGCTGGCCGCTGGCCTCCATCCCGATTATCCCGTGCACGCTGGTGAGTAGCAGCGCCCCGTAGCGATGGGCCTGGTCCTCACCGACCAGATCGCTCAGGACGGCCACGAACGGGCCTTGGCTTCGCGATGCCGCGCGCAGCACCTCGTCACTGGCGGGCGCCTGGTGCATCAGTCGATACAGATGTGGCTGCTCGCGGCCGACGGCAAGGAGCCCGGTGAGCATTTTCCGTAGCTTCTCCTCCGCCGGAGTCAAAGGATCGGCGGCCCATTCCACGGCCCGATCCGCCAACCGATCCCATGCCTCCGCCGCGACCGCGGTCAACAGGTCGCCCTTGTCGGCGAAGTGGCGGTAGGGCGCTCCGCGACTCACGCCGGCCCGCGCACCCACTGCCCGCAGCGTCACCGCCTCCGGTCCACCCTCGTCCAGCAAGCCGGCGGCCGCGTCGAGCAGGGAACGACGGGTGGCGGCAGCGGACTCCACGCGACTGATCACCACTCCATGCTATCTAGTTGACAACGTCAACCCATCGGTTGACATTGTCAGCTCAGCCACCCACACTTCATTCAGGTGACAGCGTCAACAGAACGCGTCTCGGTGGTGGAGGATCTCATGGACGTATTTCTCACAGGCGGCTCCGGCTCCGCCGGCGGTGTGATCATCCGCAGGCTCGTGGCCGACGGGCACACCGTGCACGCGCTCGCGAGGTCGGCCCCGGCAGAGAAAGCGGTCGCGGCCGCAGGCGCTCGGCCGGTACGCGGTGACCTGACGGAAGCCCTCCGGAGCGGCGCCGAGGCGCCGGCGTGGCTGAACACCCTCGACGAGGTCGACGCGGTGGTCCACGCGGCGGCCTTCATGGAGTTCTGGGGGCCCGACGAACTGTTCGTCGAGCGCAACCTGCTGCCCGCCCGCGCCCTGTACCGGGCCGC from Micromonospora sp. NBC_01739 includes:
- a CDS encoding PadR family transcriptional regulator encodes the protein MQTDPKLVALRRGLLEPLVLATVESQQRYAAEILAALQEADFPAQEGTLYPLLSKLRRDGLVHHEWRESPTGPPRKYFSLTDAGRTQLTAFREYWNELTRAINTIGR
- a CDS encoding TetR/AcrR family transcriptional regulator, producing the protein MESAAATRRSLLDAAAGLLDEGGPEAVTLRAVGARAGVSRGAPYRHFADKGDLLTAVAAEAWDRLADRAVEWAADPLTPAEEKLRKMLTGLLAVGREQPHLYRLMHQAPASDEVLRAASRSQGPFVAVLSDLVGEDQAHRYGALLLTSVHGIIGMEASGQLTADKWHTDADDILTLLTGMIGDR
- a CDS encoding PspC domain-containing protein, producing MSDPVSIRLTGHAMAFPATAGARDTLRQYLDDARHALRSDPDADEIVRDLESAIGDRLSTLAESGDNPVTGTQMAAILADLGPVSPVRPAPPPAEGGSRGRFWCRIHEGKWFGGICVGVAAYGEFRVDWVRTVVLLLSMVTGGLLAVVYLVLLLVLPVVPTVADYERQRDTPRNDVRLRR
- a CDS encoding GNAT family N-acetyltransferase, which gives rise to MAADVLLARARVVWRELAGVPMALPADGGVDVAVSAESRLSPPGWVGIVALGDAAIVTLPADNRAETVRGVLRSVPVEELTDPDRLRAVLPVAEVLGPASLAYLDDGDFQPVGLDTVDVVPRAHDDLVRLLASVPVDDADECGLADITSAAFVVRRGDHVVAAAGYRHWPGMAAHLCVLTRPDHRERGLARAVASAAAADGLANRLLPQWRARPEPSRRVARSLGFRQLGTQLSIRIGI
- a CDS encoding DUF5996 family protein, coding for MTSPAPTSWPSLRVSDWTDTRDTLHMWTQIVGKIRMAHAPMLNHWWQVTLYVSPRGLTTSTIPYRTGAFEIEFDFLGHQLDVRTSSGDARSLPLRPMPVAEFYAQLLDLLDQLGIEAPIRPRPNEVDPAIPFAEDCEHASYDGEAVTLFWRQLLQANRVIGEFRSYFVGKVSPVHFFWGGMDLACTRFSGRSAPPHPGGMPNCADWVMAEGYSRELSSCGFWPGGGEEGAFYSYAYPEPDGFSEQPIGPDGAYFSTEFKQFLLPYEVARAAPDPDRAVAEFLHTTYKAAADRGHWDRSALEDDPFRWHNRLATSG
- a CDS encoding ArsR/SmtB family transcription factor, which codes for MRDVGTVKTTPPAISPLAGEPIDRADAERLAGVLKAFADPARLRLLSLIQSAPEGEASVSDLTEPLGLSQPTVSHHLRILTEAGLLERDKRGVWAYYRLVPSAIATVADLLTPPRKRATKKSR
- a CDS encoding GntR family transcriptional regulator, which produces MIVIDAASPTPPYEQLRAQLARQIQDRSLAVGTKLPTIRRLAADLGLAANTVARAYRELEEAGLIETHGRAGSFVSAAGEQALDRARSAARDYAAVITSVGIDPAEAVRIVEAALGVGPSRSSSPH
- a CDS encoding O-acetyl-ADP-ribose deacetylase encodes the protein MAIIEVVMGDITREDVDAIVTAANESLLGGGGVDGAIHRAAGPRLARAGGAIGPCDPGDAMATPAFDLDPPVRHVIHAVGPIWEGGGHGEADVLASCYRRSLQVADELGARSVAFPAIATGVYGFPADQAARIAVATIRSTATNVQRVRLVAFDEDACEHLQAALTATG
- a CDS encoding DUF6993 domain-containing protein, with amino-acid sequence MRAGMVTWSAAAVALAVLALGCAAPGTRDGDGQAMPTDASSPAVSSSPAAVAEPTGRQPDAPPNHADNNGWKQRHELSAADERAGRDLAARIRPSLEALRAAGDFAPTSTQQALLDLGLPADAIEVTAMRPPIGQETPPPGAVYAVRFGTVGCVIGDVRPDRVMVEVTGSAAEFGCLEPFSH
- a CDS encoding VanZ family protein → MAGLVGTRHLVTCYRRRGVPAGLAVRRALATTVMVVWTLPWLVVVLTPLDAPREVRLVPLRDLVEILADHPLTAFFQIVGNLLVFAAVGFGLGLGWQVRLTHVVIVAAGMSTAVEALQYALALGRVSSIDDVLLNTTGAGLAVLAACRLPTPDRLLPVPPSE